One genomic region from Colletotrichum lupini chromosome 7, complete sequence encodes:
- a CDS encoding MADS-box protein GGM13, with translation MGRRKIEIKAIKDDRNRSVTFLKRKGGLFKKAHELSVLCSVDVAVFIFGSNKKLYEYSSTDMREMITRYTYHGGPNEHKGPSDFNGGNDEDEDEDPEGTPPQESHMIPPQFQGQAPFPHMRHHTPSASPPIPNGVPFPQHHGLPVQRGHTPQPGMGSRPGSRQDIRRMGPNMGPQPVGPPGSQQPPVNGFAYMPNPAICNPQNQPNMPPNMPHGLPQHIFTPIDENRSILSQHLASFASEQSIKAEPNRPPFPDQSNIKVEGNRSQSVDVGAVSRTNGSTTSPPMPPRASTQSLNKSRNISVSSIPETTFTPPSRTNSMKLGGGARPRLRVEIPDEPSDGGSATAESNSPRNSTDTTSQTTRRHASDSHSSGMVLPPPSPSAQTLLSAGATGPPNPFARPPPQQNSNMNIDTPVSALPSRFLNNEFLPSPSSFYPEWYARGGSDSNTLPSPLNFATPVVGSGPSFLRDDNPATKRKSPEISANGPHDGPEAGNEPKRIRVDS, from the exons ATGGGACGCAGAAAGATTGAGATCAAGGCCATCAAGGATGACAGAAACCGCTCTGT TACCTTTCTCAAGAGAAAAGGCGGTTTGTTCAAGAAGGCGCATGAGCTTTCCGTGCTGTGCTCCGTCGACGTCGCTGTCTTTATATTTGGCAGCAACAAGAAGTTGTATGAGTATTCTTCCACGGATATGCGGGAGATGATCACTAGATACACATAC CATGGCGGCCCGAATGAACACAAGGGCCCTTCAGACTTCAACGGAGGCAacgacgaggacgaagaTGAGGATCCTGAAGGTACCCCGCCGCAGGAGTCTCACATGATTCCGCCTCAGTTCCAAGGACAAGCGCCATTCCCTCATATGCGACACCACACTCCCTCAGCTTCACCTCCGATTCCTAATGGCGTGCCTTTCCCGCAACATCATGGCCTTCCCGTCCAACGCGGCCACACCCCGCAGCCGGGTATGGGATCACGGCCTGGTTCTCGACAAGACATCCGCCGGATGGGACCAAACATGGGCCCTCAACCCGTCGGCCCTCCCGGATCTCAGCAGCCTCCCGTCAACGGATTTGCCTACATGCCCAACCCCGCCATCTGCAACCCCCAGAACCAGCCCAATATGCCACCAAACATGCCCCACGGACTCCCCCAGCA CATCTTCACTCCCATTGACGAGAACCGCTCCATCCTGTCTCAGCACTTGGCTTCATTCGCCTCTGAGCAGAGCATAAAGGCAGAGCCTAATCGGCCCCCGTTCCCTGACCAGAGCAACATCAAGGTTGAAGGTAACCGCTCTCAGTCAGTTGATGTTGGCGCAGTATCCCGGACCAATGGTTCCACTACTTCTCCGCCCATGCCTCCGCGCGCCAGCACTCAATCTCTGAACAAAAGCCGCAACATCTCCGTATCGTCAATCCCAGAGACAACGTTTACTCCGCCATCTCGCACCAATAGCATGAAGCTTGGTGGTGGTGCGCGTCCCCGTTTGAGGGTGGAGATTCCCGACGAACCTTCGGATGGCGGTAGCGCAACTGCCGAGTCAAACTCTCCTCGCAACTCGACAGATACCACATCCCAGACGACTCGGCGCCATGCATCCGACTCGCACTCTTCCGGCATGGTTTTGCCGCCGCCATCCCCGTCAGCCCAAACGCTTCTCTCAGCTGGCGCCACGGGCCCGCCAAACCCGTTTGCTCGCCCACCCCCGCAACAAAATAGCAATATGAACATTGACACTCCGGTTTCCGCCCTTCCGTcccgattcttaaataacgaATTTCTGCCCAGTCCGAGCAGCTTTTATCCGGAATGGTATGCTCGTGGCGGCAGCGATAGCAACACACTACCCAGTCCATTGAACTTTGCGACTCCAGTCGTTGGTTCCGGTCCTAGCTTCTTGCGAGATGACAATCCGGCTACGAAGCGCAAGAGTCCTGAGATCAGCGCCAATGGTCCGCATGACGGTCCTGAGGCCGGAAACGAACCCAAGAGGATTCGGGTAGATTCTTGA
- a CDS encoding DNA repair protein Dds20/Mei5 — protein MFTPAAKRRRVEAANETLRKPFRSPLVQRDRGRGQDPGPERTREVSTADTAAAVAAAEEDPAAEEDDDCDSAAPATTDPAAASSPSARGATTTTPRHAMEKFATPGKGGVSGTFASTSTATATPTRRPFSVPRARGTQLTGASPSPLRTTAATGSYGAGGAGKTGPGLGFVGGGSKSEREAEGREEVLRQAERIRGGGIAVREGETDEELVELIGRWRAASRIAAEEVFEGSKERVEGMGGLKAWRRARREDEVRFMAMVEGEESAGRAGRGGCEEWEGSDGGDRGQGGEGDDGEGEEEEEVDEEFTMGTMLRSMNIDFEIIGYDEDTGWWRDG, from the exons ATGTTTACCCCGGCGGCGAAACGCCGACGAGTCGAGGCGGCGAACGAGACGCTTCGGAAACCGTTCAGGTCGCCCTTGGTGCAGCGGGACCGAGGCCGAGGCCAAGATCCAGGCCCGGAGCGGACCCGGGAGGTCAGCACCGCGGACACTGCTGCtgcggtggcggcggcggaggaggatCCTGCGGCTGAAGAGGATGACGATTGTGATTCGGCGGCACCGGCGACCACGGACCCGGCAGCAGCGTCATCGCCATCTGCGAGGGGGGCTACGACGACGACACCACGGCACGCTATGGAGAAGTTTGCGACGCCTGGGAAAGGGGGGGTGAGCGGCACGTTCGCGTCTACGTCTACGGCTACGGCTACGCCTACACGCCGGCCCTTTAGCGTTCCGCGCGCGCGTGGGACGCAGCTGACGGGTGCCTCACCTTCGCCGTTGCGGACGACGGCGGCGACAGGCTCTTACGGTGCTGGTGGTGCTGGGAAGACGGGTCCCGGGCTCGGGTTTGTTGGTGGAGGGAGCAAGAGTGAGAGGGAGGCGGAGGGGAGGGAGGAGGTTCTGCGGCAGGCTGAGCGGAttcgcggcggcggcatcgCTGTGAGAGAAGGGGAGACGGACGAGGAGCTTGTCGAGTTGATTGGCAGGTGGAGGGCCGCGAGCCGGATTGCGGCGGAGGAGGTGTTTGAGGGGTCTAAGGAGAGGGTTGAGGGGATGGGAGGGTTGAAGGCTTGgaggagggcgaggagggAGGACGAGGTTAGGTTTATGGCGATGGTGGAGGGGGAAGAAAGTGCTGGAAGGGCTGGGAGGGGTGGTTGTGAGGAGTGGGAGGGGAGTGACGGAGGGGATCGTGGTCAAGGAGGAGAGGGAGATGATGGTGAGggtgaggaagaggaagaagtggATGAG GAGTTCACGATGGGGACGATGCTCCGGAGTATGAATATCGATTTTGAGATCATCGGCTACGATGAGGATACCGGTTGGTGGAGGGACGGGTGA